A stretch of the Streptomyces venezuelae genome encodes the following:
- a CDS encoding FAD-dependent oxidoreductase → MSARPGRRGRDRKAEVLLPAAGRHRFERGDAPSVAVVGGGIAGLAAATGLAERGARVTLYEREESLGGRLAGHRTRLADGSAVTMTRGFHAFFRQYYNLRGLLRRTDPALARLTALPDYPLQHSGGLTDSFARVPRTPPFSALGFVALSPSFGWRDLTAMDARAALPLLDVRVPDVYARFDEVSATAFLERVRFPEAAHHLAFEVFSRSFFADPRELSAAELLLMFHIYFLGSAEGLLFDVPSDPFPQALWDPLADYLQRLGVDVRTGTPVHDISPVEDGGAQVRTRTGPDRHHAVVLALDTGGLRQLVATSPRLGSAPWREDIAALRTAPPFLVSRLWLDRPVHAERPGFLGTSGYGCLDNVSVLDRYEGEAARWAARTGGSVVELHAYAAGPDQVTVREELLARMRQVYPETRRARVVDARHEWRSDCPLFAVGTHHRRPTVRTPHPWLTLAGDTVRCDLPVALMERAATTGFLAANALLAGWGVRGQVLWTVPRAGRSPLLRAIGALAERRPLR, encoded by the coding sequence ATGAGCGCCCGGCCCGGCCGCCGGGGCCGCGACCGCAAAGCCGAAGTCCTGCTGCCGGCGGCCGGCCGACACCGGTTCGAGCGCGGGGATGCGCCGTCGGTCGCCGTGGTGGGAGGCGGCATCGCCGGTCTCGCCGCGGCCACCGGGCTGGCCGAACGCGGCGCCCGCGTGACCCTCTACGAACGGGAGGAGTCCCTCGGCGGCCGTCTCGCCGGCCACCGGACCCGACTGGCCGACGGATCCGCGGTGACCATGACCCGCGGCTTCCACGCCTTCTTCCGCCAGTACTACAACCTGCGCGGCCTGCTGCGGCGGACCGACCCCGCCCTGGCCCGCCTCACCGCGCTGCCCGACTACCCCTTGCAGCACAGCGGCGGCCTCACCGACAGCTTCGCCCGCGTCCCGCGCACGCCTCCGTTCAGTGCCCTCGGCTTCGTCGCGCTGAGCCCCAGCTTCGGCTGGCGCGACCTCACGGCCATGGACGCCCGGGCGGCGCTGCCGCTCCTCGATGTGCGGGTACCCGACGTGTACGCACGCTTCGACGAGGTCAGTGCCACCGCCTTCCTGGAGCGTGTCCGCTTCCCCGAGGCGGCACACCACCTGGCGTTCGAGGTGTTCTCGCGCAGCTTCTTCGCCGACCCACGCGAACTCTCCGCCGCGGAACTTTTGCTGATGTTCCACATCTACTTCCTCGGCTCGGCCGAGGGCCTGCTCTTCGACGTGCCGAGCGATCCCTTCCCCCAGGCCCTGTGGGACCCGCTCGCCGACTACCTTCAGCGCCTCGGTGTGGACGTACGCACAGGAACGCCGGTGCACGACATCAGCCCCGTCGAAGACGGCGGAGCCCAGGTGCGTACCCGAACCGGCCCCGACCGGCACCACGCGGTCGTCCTCGCCCTGGACACCGGGGGTCTCCGGCAGCTCGTCGCCACCTCGCCCCGCCTGGGCAGCGCACCCTGGCGGGAGGACATCGCCGCCCTGCGCACCGCCCCGCCGTTCCTCGTCTCCCGGCTGTGGCTGGACCGGCCGGTCCACGCCGAGCGCCCCGGATTCCTGGGCACCAGCGGCTACGGCTGCCTCGACAACGTCAGCGTCCTCGACCGCTACGAGGGCGAGGCCGCCCGCTGGGCCGCCCGCACCGGGGGCTCGGTGGTGGAACTCCACGCCTACGCCGCCGGCCCGGACCAGGTCACCGTGCGGGAGGAACTGCTCGCCCGCATGCGGCAGGTGTACCCCGAGACCCGCCGGGCGCGCGTCGTGGACGCCCGGCACGAGTGGCGCTCGGACTGCCCGCTCTTCGCGGTCGGCACCCATCACCGGCGCCCGACCGTACGCACCCCGCATCCGTGGCTGACGCTGGCCGGGGACACGGTGCGCTGCGACCTGCCCGTCGCCCTGATGGAGCGGGCGGCCACCACCGGCTTCCTGGCCGCCAACGCCCTGCTGGCCGGGTGGGGCGTCCGGGGCCAGGTGCTGTGGACGGTCCCGCGGGCGGGCCGGTCCCCGCTGCTGCGGGCCATCGGCGCGCTCGCGGAGCGCCGGCCCCTCCGGTGA
- a CDS encoding phytoene/squalene synthase family protein, whose amino-acid sequence MTRRELDAAGITDPALRAAYTRCRQLNARHGRSYFLATRLLPLERRSAVHALYGFARWADDIVDDLARHHAPGERDRRLKRLESDLKHGLRTGHGEEPVVHAVADTAARYDIEAALFADFLASMRADLTVTDYPTYADLRAYMHGSAAVIGLQMLPVLGTVVPREEAAPHAAALGVAFQLTNFLRDVGEDLDRGRVYLPADLLAGHGVDRSLLTWSRRTGRRDPRIRAALAAAETMTRQVYRTAEPGIGMLDPRVRPCIRTAFRLYGGILDAIARDDYTVLHRRAVVSHGRRAAIAGAGVLQVAAARWRARAPHPPPLAAGAGGSDGSALERKGPGR is encoded by the coding sequence ATGACCCGTCGTGAGCTGGACGCCGCCGGGATCACCGATCCCGCTCTGCGCGCCGCGTACACCCGTTGCCGGCAGCTCAACGCCCGCCACGGTCGCAGCTACTTCCTGGCCACCCGCCTCCTGCCGCTCGAACGCCGATCGGCCGTCCACGCGCTCTACGGATTCGCCCGCTGGGCCGACGACATCGTCGACGACCTCGCCCGGCACCACGCACCGGGCGAGCGCGACCGGCGGCTGAAGCGGCTGGAGAGCGATCTCAAGCACGGACTGCGCACCGGCCACGGCGAGGAACCGGTGGTGCATGCCGTGGCCGACACCGCCGCCCGGTACGACATCGAAGCCGCGCTGTTCGCCGACTTCCTGGCCTCGATGCGCGCCGACCTGACGGTCACGGACTATCCGACCTACGCCGACCTGCGGGCCTACATGCACGGCTCGGCCGCCGTGATCGGCCTCCAGATGCTGCCCGTGCTGGGCACGGTCGTGCCACGCGAGGAGGCCGCCCCGCACGCCGCCGCCCTCGGAGTGGCGTTCCAGCTGACCAACTTCCTGCGGGACGTCGGAGAGGACCTGGACCGAGGCCGCGTGTACCTGCCGGCGGACCTGCTCGCCGGCCACGGCGTGGACCGGTCGCTTCTGACCTGGAGCCGCCGCACCGGGCGCCGCGACCCCCGTATCCGTGCCGCGCTCGCCGCCGCCGAGACCATGACCAGACAGGTGTACCGGACGGCGGAACCGGGCATCGGCATGCTCGACCCACGGGTACGCCCGTGCATCCGCACCGCGTTCAGGCTGTACGGCGGCATCCTCGACGCGATCGCTCGGGACGACTACACCGTGCTGCACCGGCGCGCGGTGGTCTCCCACGGCCGGCGGGCCGCCATCGCCGGGGCCGGCGTCCTCCAGGTGGCCGCCGCACGGTGGCGGGCCCGCGCCCCGCATCCGCCTCCCCTGGCAGCCGGCGCGGGCGGTTCGGACGGTTCGGCACTGGAGCGGAAGGGGCCCGGGCGGTGA
- the crtI gene encoding phytoene desaturase family protein: protein MRTVAGRTDHVVVVGAGLSGLACVLHLLGAGRRVTLVERDAGPGGRAGRTRLGGYLVDTGPTVLTMPHLADEAFAAVGDSLDRRLTLVALHPAYRAGFADGTWLDVHTDAEAMEAEVRRFAGPAEAAGYRRLRDWLTRLYRTQMRRFIDTNFDSPFALVHPDLARLAALGGFGRLDGRIARFLSDDRLRRVFTFQALYAGVAPARALAAYAVISYMDTVAGVWFPQGGMHALPRAMADAAADAGAELRWSAEVTALERQAGRVRAVLLASGERISCDTVVLACDLSAAHRLLGRAPRRPVPLRHSPSAVILHAGTDRTWPQLAHHTLSFGDAWERTFEELTRSGMLMSDPSLLITRPTTHDPSLAPPGRHLHYVLAPCPNTAVGPSAAAWRDLGPRYRDSLLAELERRGLDGLADSIEQESLVTPADWTAQGHAAGSPFSLAHTFAQTGPFRPRNLVRGLDNVVLAGCGTTPGVGVPTVLVSGKLAAARITGGTGRGIRPGTDTDDPPARPGSITRPDPDHPRCP, encoded by the coding sequence ATGAGGACGGTGGCGGGGCGGACCGATCACGTCGTCGTGGTGGGAGCGGGCCTGTCCGGCCTGGCGTGCGTACTGCACCTGCTGGGCGCGGGCCGGCGGGTCACGCTCGTGGAACGGGACGCCGGGCCGGGCGGCCGGGCCGGCCGGACGCGGCTCGGCGGATACCTGGTGGACACCGGTCCGACGGTGCTGACGATGCCGCACCTGGCGGACGAGGCCTTCGCGGCCGTCGGCGACAGCCTCGACCGCCGTCTCACGCTGGTTGCCCTGCACCCCGCCTACCGGGCGGGCTTCGCGGACGGGACCTGGCTCGACGTGCACACCGACGCCGAAGCCATGGAAGCGGAGGTGCGGCGGTTCGCCGGACCGGCCGAGGCGGCCGGCTACCGCCGGCTGCGCGACTGGCTCACACGGCTGTACCGGACACAGATGCGTCGTTTCATCGACACCAACTTCGACTCCCCCTTCGCACTCGTGCACCCGGACCTGGCCCGCCTGGCCGCCCTCGGCGGCTTCGGCCGGCTGGACGGCAGGATCGCCCGCTTCCTCTCCGACGACCGGCTGCGCCGCGTCTTCACCTTCCAGGCCCTCTACGCCGGCGTGGCCCCGGCCCGGGCTCTGGCCGCCTACGCGGTGATCTCCTACATGGACACCGTGGCCGGCGTCTGGTTCCCCCAAGGCGGCATGCACGCCCTGCCCCGGGCGATGGCCGACGCCGCGGCCGACGCCGGTGCCGAGCTCCGGTGGTCGGCCGAGGTGACGGCCCTGGAACGCCAGGCGGGCCGGGTGCGTGCCGTCCTGCTCGCCTCGGGCGAGCGCATCTCCTGCGACACGGTGGTGCTGGCCTGCGACCTCTCCGCCGCCCACCGGCTTCTGGGGCGGGCGCCCCGGCGCCCGGTCCCGCTGCGGCATTCACCGTCCGCGGTGATCCTGCACGCCGGGACGGACCGCACCTGGCCCCAGCTGGCCCACCACACGCTCTCCTTCGGTGACGCCTGGGAGCGCACCTTCGAGGAACTGACCCGTTCGGGGATGCTGATGAGCGATCCGTCCCTGCTGATCACCCGCCCGACGACGCACGACCCTTCACTGGCACCGCCGGGCCGCCATCTCCACTACGTCCTCGCGCCCTGCCCGAACACCGCCGTCGGCCCTTCCGCCGCCGCGTGGCGGGACCTGGGACCGCGCTACCGCGACAGCCTGCTGGCCGAGCTGGAGCGCCGCGGCCTCGATGGGCTTGCGGACAGCATCGAGCAGGAGTCGCTGGTGACCCCCGCGGACTGGACGGCCCAGGGCCACGCGGCGGGCAGCCCCTTCTCCCTCGCCCACACCTTCGCCCAGACCGGGCCCTTCCGGCCGCGCAACCTGGTCCGCGGGCTGGACAACGTGGTGCTGGCCGGCTGCGGGACCACCCCCGGCGTCGGCGTCCCGACCGTGCTCGTCAGCGGCAAACTCGCCGCCGCGCGCATCACCGGCGGCACCGGCCGCGGCATCCGGCCCGGCACGGACACCGATGACCCTCCCGCTCGCCCCGGCAGCATCACCCGCCCCGACCCCGACCACCCCAGGTGCCCATGA
- a CDS encoding polyprenyl synthetase family protein, which yields MLEPGLAVSGPGKHDGAPPTARARAGAAETVLERVLDSRLRQARDTDEVFARDVAERVVAFVRQGGKRLRTAFAWCGWRAAGGSGDATEVLRVGAALELLQACALIHDDLMDGSVLRRGAPAVHVDLARTHREAAMSGSAESFGTSGALLAGDLALAWADDLLAETALGSPCGPRLYGEWRAMRTEMVAGQYRDLHAQASGSSGVDEALTIATLKSAQYTAARPLGLGASLAGADDSTLSALHAAGRCAGIAFQLRDDLLGAFGDPALTGKPTDDDLHSRKPTYLLAVALRLADTTGDHDAAAVLAPRADSRTEPVEPMREALERTGARAAAEAKIGELATAALRHFDAMGADAAARREFAALLERATGHVGAPQTGERV from the coding sequence ATGCTGGAGCCGGGGTTGGCAGTGTCCGGACCGGGGAAACACGATGGTGCCCCGCCTACGGCCCGCGCGCGAGCCGGAGCCGCGGAGACCGTCCTCGAACGGGTTCTTGACTCGCGGCTGCGTCAGGCCCGAGACACCGATGAGGTGTTCGCCCGCGACGTGGCGGAACGCGTGGTCGCGTTCGTCCGGCAGGGTGGCAAGCGGCTGCGTACGGCGTTTGCCTGGTGTGGCTGGCGTGCCGCAGGGGGGTCGGGTGACGCCACCGAGGTCCTGCGTGTGGGGGCCGCCCTCGAACTGCTCCAGGCGTGCGCTCTGATACACGACGACCTGATGGACGGATCGGTGCTGCGCCGCGGCGCGCCGGCGGTGCACGTCGACCTCGCCCGAACGCATCGGGAGGCCGCGATGAGCGGCTCTGCGGAGTCGTTCGGGACCTCGGGCGCCCTGCTCGCCGGGGATCTGGCGCTGGCCTGGGCGGACGATCTGCTGGCGGAGACCGCGCTCGGCTCGCCGTGCGGCCCGCGGCTGTACGGCGAGTGGCGCGCGATGCGCACCGAGATGGTCGCCGGGCAGTACCGCGATCTCCACGCGCAGGCGAGCGGCTCGTCCGGTGTCGACGAGGCCCTGACCATCGCCACCCTCAAGAGCGCCCAGTACACCGCCGCACGGCCGCTGGGGCTCGGGGCATCGCTGGCCGGAGCGGACGACAGCACGCTGAGCGCGCTGCACGCCGCGGGCCGGTGTGCCGGGATCGCCTTCCAGCTCCGTGACGATCTCCTGGGTGCCTTCGGCGACCCGGCGCTGACCGGCAAGCCGACGGACGACGACCTGCACTCTCGCAAGCCGACCTATCTCCTCGCCGTCGCGCTCCGGCTCGCCGACACCACCGGGGACCACGACGCCGCGGCCGTCCTGGCACCGCGGGCGGACTCACGGACGGAGCCCGTCGAGCCGATGCGGGAGGCGCTGGAGCGGACAGGTGCCCGGGCTGCCGCGGAGGCGAAGATCGGGGAGTTGGCCACGGCCGCTCTGCGGCATTTCGACGCGATGGGTGCTGACGCCGCCGCCCGGCGGGAGTTCGCCGCGCTGCTGGAGCGGGCCACGGGCCATGTCGGTGCGCCTCAAACCGGGGAGCGGGTATGA
- a CDS encoding DUF5914 domain-containing protein, translating into MNDRNDGARWTAPLRRRRGPDWARQAPTWRQARPALIADALKRASTRPSGNWFVAGASQDVPADGRPAGRTIGGTEVVLWRARDGAPHAGPGACPHLGAPLRDSRVVCGTLVCHWHGLALDGSAFAGWTPYPVHDDGLLVWVRLDAVGGEEPSEHPVIPARPAPGTAVAAVFTAAGRCEPQDVVANRLDPWHGSWLHPYSFVDLTVVREPRGEEDDTFVVDVSFRVAGRLVVPVRAEFTAPEPRTVLMRITEGEGAGSVVETHATPLTAATDARPRTAVVEAVVATSGRRGFALARAAAPVLRPLMRFTAGRLWRDDLAYAERRRALRATGRFPG; encoded by the coding sequence GTGAACGACCGAAACGACGGGGCACGCTGGACGGCCCCACTGCGCCGACGGCGCGGCCCGGACTGGGCGCGGCAGGCGCCGACCTGGCGCCAGGCCCGCCCCGCACTGATCGCCGACGCCCTGAAACGGGCATCCACCCGGCCCTCCGGCAACTGGTTCGTGGCCGGTGCCTCCCAGGACGTGCCGGCCGACGGGCGCCCCGCCGGCCGGACCATCGGCGGTACCGAGGTGGTGTTGTGGCGCGCGCGGGACGGCGCACCGCACGCGGGTCCGGGTGCCTGCCCGCATCTCGGTGCCCCACTGAGGGACAGCCGGGTGGTGTGCGGGACGCTGGTGTGCCACTGGCACGGGCTCGCCCTGGACGGCTCGGCGTTCGCCGGCTGGACGCCGTACCCCGTCCACGACGACGGACTGCTGGTGTGGGTACGGCTGGACGCGGTCGGCGGTGAGGAGCCCTCGGAGCACCCAGTGATCCCGGCCCGCCCCGCGCCGGGTACCGCGGTGGCCGCCGTGTTCACGGCGGCCGGGCGGTGCGAACCGCAGGACGTCGTGGCCAACCGGCTCGATCCCTGGCACGGGTCCTGGCTGCACCCGTACTCGTTCGTCGATCTGACGGTCGTGCGCGAGCCGCGAGGCGAGGAAGACGACACCTTCGTCGTCGACGTCTCCTTCCGGGTGGCGGGCCGTCTGGTGGTGCCGGTCCGGGCGGAGTTCACCGCGCCGGAGCCACGCACCGTCCTCATGCGGATCACCGAGGGCGAGGGGGCGGGCTCGGTGGTGGAGACCCATGCCACACCGCTGACCGCCGCGACCGACGCACGGCCGCGGACGGCCGTGGTCGAGGCGGTGGTCGCCACCTCCGGCCGGCGCGGATTCGCCCTGGCCCGCGCCGCCGCCCCCGTACTGCGCCCCCTGATGCGGTTCACGGCCGGCCGCCTCTGGCGTGACGACCTGGCCTACGCCGAGCGGCGCCGGGCACTGCGCGCCACCGGACGGTTCCCCGGCTGA
- a CDS encoding TetR/AcrR family transcriptional regulator has protein sequence MAVNRAEQRAATRQALLAEGRRRFAADGYHHVVLAEVARAAGVTKGAAYHHFDSKAGLFRAVVAEVQQELGERVATAAEQYEDLWEQLRAGCRTFLAAGTDPAVRQVLLVDAPTVLGWDEWRALDEESSARHLTEALAALAAAGIIADQPVEPLARLLSGAMNEAALWIARGGDPQATEQALDRLLSGLRTPA, from the coding sequence GCTGGCCGAAGGGCGGCGCCGGTTCGCCGCCGACGGCTATCACCACGTGGTACTGGCCGAAGTGGCGCGGGCCGCCGGGGTCACCAAGGGAGCCGCCTACCACCACTTCGACAGCAAAGCGGGGCTCTTCCGAGCCGTGGTCGCCGAGGTCCAGCAGGAACTGGGCGAGCGGGTCGCGACCGCGGCCGAGCAGTACGAGGACCTCTGGGAGCAGCTCCGGGCCGGCTGCCGGACCTTCCTGGCCGCCGGAACCGACCCGGCGGTGCGCCAGGTCCTGCTGGTCGACGCGCCGACCGTACTGGGCTGGGACGAGTGGCGGGCCCTGGACGAGGAATCCTCCGCCCGGCACCTCACAGAGGCCCTGGCGGCGCTCGCCGCAGCCGGGATCATCGCCGATCAGCCGGTGGAGCCCCTGGCCCGGCTCCTCTCGGGGGCAATGAACGAGGCCGCGCTCTGGATCGCGCGCGGCGGCGACCCGCAGGCCACGGAACAGGCCCTCGACCGCCTCCTGTCAGGCCTGCGCACCCCGGCCTGA